The following nucleotide sequence is from uncultured Draconibacterium sp..
GCATCGGCAATTTTACGGGCCACTTCATTCTGAAGCTCAAATACATCATCCACTTCACGGCTGTATTGCTCGCCCCAAATTGGTCGGTCGGTAGCTGCTTCAATCAACTGGATATTGAGTAAAACCTGGTTTCCAAAACGTTGGCCACTTCCCTCCACCAGATAATTTACATTCAACTCTTCTGCAATTTCGGGAATACCAAAATCCGTATCCCGATACTTTGCTACCGAAGTTCGGCTTACAACGCGCAGGTCGCCAATTTTCTGCAGGTTGTTCAATGTCGATTCCATCAGTCCGTTTACAAAATACAGGTTCAGCGAATCGCTGCTTTCGTTTACAAAAGGTAACACGGCAATCGATTTTTCCAACTCAACCCGAGATTCATCTTTTCTACTGAAAAACAAAACAGACAGCACAATTACTACAAGAGTCATCGCCCCAATCGCATACCATTGGTATTTTTTGAAACCACTTTCTTGAACATTTTCGTTCTCTTCCGGTAAAAATCCTTTCCGCACTTCGCCGGGAGAAAAACCATACTGTTCACGAAAACATTTGATGAAGTACGAAGTGTTTCCAAAACCAACCTGGTACGAAATCTCAGCAACTGTTAACGAGGTTTGCTTCAACATTTCCAGACCTTTTGTAACACGAACCTGACGAATAAACTGACTTACCGAAAGCTGGGTATGTGTTTTTATTTTTCGGAGTAAACTGGAACGACTCATATTCATAAGATCGGCCAGTTCGGAAACGCCAAATTGCTCATTCGAGATATTCTCCAGAATCTTCGCTTCCGCTTTTTCGATAAAATCTGCTCCAAAAATTGAGGTGTCTGACATGCTAATTTTAATTATCCCGAAAGTAGAAAAATTTACGAAAACGAATACCTAAAAAAGCCCGTTTGCTTCAAATGTGGCATTATTGCATCATAATTTTCATACCCGATTCAAACTTAACACTTATCGCTGCATATGGTTTAAATCAAGCCTTTGCGAATCGCACATCTTTGTACAAACAATTTTTAAAAACAAAATTTAAAATTTTTAAATGATGAAAACATTAAAAAGAAATTCAATGAAAAAAGTAGTAAGTATCTCATTCATTTTCCTGTTATTATTATCTGCGTGTGCAAATTCGGGAAGTAATAATACGGAAAATAGTACAACGGCAAATTCAGTAGTTGAGAAACCCAAAATCGATATGCAGATGGCAATAATGTCAAACAACATTGAAGCCATAAAACAACACATTGAGGCAGGCAGCGATATAAATTTGAAAGACCAGATGAGTGGTTCAACACCTCTAATTACGGCCGTATCGTTTGGCAGAAAAGAAATTACCAAAGCACTTATTGAAGCAGGTGCCGATTTAAACCTGAAGAACAACGATGGATCCACTGCTTTGCATTCTGCCGCTTTCTTTTGCCACATCGAAATTGTGCAAATGTTACTCGACGCCAAGGCCGACAAAACCTTGAAAAATAATTTCGGTGCTACTGCCCGCGAATCGGTTCTGGCTCCTTTTGCTGATATGAAGCCTATTTACGAAATGATGCAGCAACAACTTGAGCCACTTGGCATAACAATAGATTTAGCCGAAGTAGAAAAGAACCGCCCGGTAGTTGCCATGATGTTACAGTAAAAATAAAACGTACTCATTCGCCTTCGGCACTTCCCCTTCCGACGGGGAAATGTCGAATGGAGGAGGGTAAAACGACAAGATTCAAAGTCATTCATTAAAACAATTACAACAATGAAAACAAAAAGAAGATACGATATTGATTGGTTGCGCGTGTTGGCGATCGGATTATTGCTAATCTACCACATTGCCATCGTTTTTCAACCGTGGGCCATGTTTATTGGCTTTATAAAAAGCAACGAAAGCCTTGAAAATTTATGGAAACCCATGACACTGTTAAATGTCTGGCGCATTCCGCTTCTATTTTATGTTTCGGGAATGGGCTTATATTTTGCCATGAGAAAAAGAAACTATGCGCAGTTACTTGGCGAACGTACCCGCCGGATTCTGGTCCCGCTGATTTTTGGGGCGCTGGCTATCTCTCCGCTGCATTTTATCATTTTTCAGAAGTTCTACAATTTACCAATGAGTTACTACCCACACATGGGGCATTTATGGTTCCTCGGAAACATCTTTATTTATGTACTGGTATTAACTCCGTTGTTTTTTTACCTGATGAAAAATAACGAAGGTAAATTCAGAAAAGCACTATCTGTTTTAATGAAAAATCCATTGGGACCTTTGTCGTTATCCCTATTTTTTATTGCGGAAGCTCTGTTGGTAAAACCACAAATTTTCTCGGTTTACGCCGAAACGTGGCATGGCTTTTTCCTTGGCCTGCTTGCATTCTTCTTTGGCTTTCTGTTTGTTTACAGCGGCCCGATTTTTTGGCAAACCATTTCGAAATGGAAATGGCTGTACATCGGTTTAGCACTTGTATTATACATCGTTCGGTTGCTGGTATTCGAAACCACTTCTCCAAACTATCTCATGTCCATCGAATCAAATTGCTGGATTTTAGGCCTATTCGGTCTGGGCTACAAATACTTAAACAAACCAAGTGCCGTACTCAGTTATTTAAGCCAGGCCGCTTATCCGGTTTATATAATCCATATGTTTGCATTATATGCAGGATCGTTGATTATTTTGCCATTGGATTTACCTGCAATAACCAAATTCTTAGCGATTACGGGGTTTACTTTTGCCACCTGTTTTATCATTTATGAATTCATGATCAGAAGGATTGGTTTTATGAGGCCGCTGTTTGGGTTAAAAGCGAATTTCAAAAAGGTTGGTGTCTTGCAACTTCAAAACAAAAATTTATGAACAAGATAATTGCAGTTATATTAGTCACACTAAACCTGTTTTCTTATGCACAGGGAGATTACAAGGTGAAGTCATTTACTACTTCTGGAAATCATGATGCCATTACCATTCTGCCTGACGGTAAAAAGTTTATTGCCGAAAGTTCAGGCTCACTTGATTTGTGGGACATAGATTCCGGCAAAAAGGTTAAAACCTATACAAGGTCAGGAAGTCACAATGCAATTGCAGTTTTACCTGATGGGAAAAGGTTTATTGCTGAAAGTTCAGGATCGCTCGATTTATGGGATATTGATTCCGGCAGAAAGATTCGAACCTATACAAAGTCAGGAAGTCACAATGCTATTGCAGTTTTGCCCGACGGGAAAAGGTTTATTGCAGAAAGTTCAGGATCGCTCGATTTATGGGATATTGAATCAGGAGAAAAGATTCGAACCTATACAAAGTCGGGAAGCCACAATGCTATTGCAGTTCTGCCTGATGGGAAAAGATTTATTGCAGGAAGCTCGGGGTCGCTCGATTTATGGAATATCGAATAAATATCATGTATATCTGCACCGAACTATTACATTGCAGAAACGTTATGTAAATTATTATAATTCTCTATCCATACATACTATGAAAAAGAAACAAACACTATTAATATTCAGAATAATGTTACTAACCGGAACCGCCATCTCACTATTTTTTGTGCCATGGTTATTGCTCAGAATCATGCTTTCTCCAATACCGAATACTGTTCAGGAACAACTAGACAAAAGCATAAAATACGGTTTTGATGGTATAATTGTATATGTTGACCAGGCCGGAAAAGAACCTGCATTCTATGCAGCCGGATACAATAACAGGGAGAACAAAATACCTGCCGATCCGCATTCATTATTCAAAATTGCAAGCATCAGCAAGCTCTATGATGCAGTTGCCATTACAAAACTGGTAA
It contains:
- a CDS encoding acyltransferase family protein gives rise to the protein MKTKRRYDIDWLRVLAIGLLLIYHIAIVFQPWAMFIGFIKSNESLENLWKPMTLLNVWRIPLLFYVSGMGLYFAMRKRNYAQLLGERTRRILVPLIFGALAISPLHFIIFQKFYNLPMSYYPHMGHLWFLGNIFIYVLVLTPLFFYLMKNNEGKFRKALSVLMKNPLGPLSLSLFFIAEALLVKPQIFSVYAETWHGFFLGLLAFFFGFLFVYSGPIFWQTISKWKWLYIGLALVLYIVRLLVFETTSPNYLMSIESNCWILGLFGLGYKYLNKPSAVLSYLSQAAYPVYIIHMFALYAGSLIILPLDLPAITKFLAITGFTFATCFIIYEFMIRRIGFMRPLFGLKANFKKVGVLQLQNKNL
- a CDS encoding ankyrin repeat domain-containing protein, which codes for MKKVVSISFIFLLLLSACANSGSNNTENSTTANSVVEKPKIDMQMAIMSNNIEAIKQHIEAGSDINLKDQMSGSTPLITAVSFGRKEITKALIEAGADLNLKNNDGSTALHSAAFFCHIEIVQMLLDAKADKTLKNNFGATARESVLAPFADMKPIYEMMQQQLEPLGITIDLAEVEKNRPVVAMMLQ